Proteins found in one Arachis stenosperma cultivar V10309 chromosome 8, arast.V10309.gnm1.PFL2, whole genome shotgun sequence genomic segment:
- the LOC130943906 gene encoding BTB/POZ domain-containing protein At1g21780 — protein sequence MAMGDSRVDTIARLAQWKIDNFGPCSYKKSDPFKVGIWNWYLSIERNRYLYIHLFPEPSRVSKEQPPVARFILRVSNAGSSRRFYISPVHERILRTYDDFVWPVDTSFVGRFIIDVEFLDLKICPLNGGEASSIWPSEGKLQSIASQSTLSCLSRMLDDAIHADLTIITADGTLRAHKAILSASSPVFQSMFHHNLREKESSTIHIEDMSLESCTALLRYLYGTIKQDDFWKHRLALLGAANKYDITGLKDVCEDSLLEDLNSGNVLERLNEAWLYQLHKLKKGCLTFLFDFGKIYDVRDEVNNFFQHADRELMMEMFQEVLTVWRPV from the exons ATGGCCATGGGGGATTCAAGGGTTGACACAATTGCACGCTTAGCTCAATGGAAAATCGATAACTTCGGACCCTGTTCCTACAAGAAATCTGACCCTTTCAAGGTCGGAATCTGGAACTG GTACTTATCCATAGAGAGAAACAGGTACCTCTACATACACCTGTTTCCAGAACCTTCTCGTGTCTCCAAGGAGCAGCCACCCGTTGCTCGTTTCATTCTTCGAGTTTCCAATGCTGGCTCTTCCCGAAGGTTCTATATTTCCCCTG TCCATGAAAGGATACTTAGGACATATGATGACTTTGTCTGGCCTGTTGATACTTCATTCGTTGGTCGCTTCATTATTGATGTTGAATTTCTTGACTTGAAGATATGCCCTCTGAAT GGTGGGGAAGCTAGTTCTATATGGCCATCCGAGGGAAAATTGCAATCCATTGCATCTCAAAGTACTCTTAGTTGCCTCTCACGCATGCTTGATGATGCTATTCATGCTGACCTAACCATTATTACAGCTGATGGTACATTGAGAGCCCACAAGGCAATCTTGTCTGCAAGTTCGCCGGTGTTCCAGAGTATGTTTCATCACAACCTGAGGGAGAAAGAGTCATCTACTATCCATATAGAAGACATGTCGCTAGAATCTTGCACGGCTCTTCTAAGATACTTGTATGGAACAATCAAGCAAGATGATTTCTGGAAACACCGGCTTGCATTGCTTGGAGCAGCCAATAAATATGACATCACCGGTCTCAAAGACGTGTGCGAAGACAGTCTGCTGGAAGATCTTAACTCCGGAAATGTTCTCGAAAGGCTCAACGAAGCTTGGCTTTATCAATTACACAAGTTAAAGAAAGGATGCTTGACCTTCTTATTTGACTTCGGAAAGATATATGATGTTAGAGATGAAGTAAACAACTTTTTTCAGCATGCTGATAGGGAGCTAATGATGGAGATGTTTCAGGAAGTGCTCACAGTTTGGAGACCGGTATAA